ACCGACGTGGACGGCCAGGTGGGGGCCGCGGTGCTCTGCGCGGGCCTCGACGCCCGCCAGTTGCGCGATGCTGCCCGAGAAGTGCTGAGCACGTTCAAGATACCGACGGTGTGGCTGCTGTTGGACTCCGATGACGACGTGCCCCGGGGCGGTACCGGTAAGGTCGATATTCCCCGGCTACGTGAGCTGTTGAAAACTCAGGGCACCCGCGTCCAAGGTTGACAATTCTGCGACTCGAACGCCTTGACCGAGGTGTTGATGTTGGCGAACATCGGGCCCACGGAGATGTTCGTCTGCAGCACATGCTCCTTGTTGGCGTCTGGCGTGCTGTAGGTGAACCATGCGCACATCGAGTCCTGGGTCGGCACGTTGTTGATCCACACCCCGAACGTCGATGCCGAGCCTGCCGTGCGGTAGAGACCGGGCGCGATGTCAGGCCCGACCACGAAGACACCATTGCCGGGTATCGGATCCAATGGCTCGGCGGCGGCCGGCGGCGCCGACACGATCGCCGACACGCAGGCCATCAGCACCGCTGTGGTAGGCAACACGCGCATTTCATTCCCCTGTCCTGCGACCCGTAGGGGCAGCGTATGTCCCCGGTCACGCCGGGACAAGGCGTCAGTGTTCGCCTCGAACCACCACGCCACGCTCGATGAGATGATCAATCAGCGGAATCGCGCTGGCGGCCAGATGTTCCGACATCGCGGCACGGGCCTGCTCCTCGTCGTGCTTGCCCAGCGCGTCCAGCACCCGCCGATGGTCCCGGATGGCCTGATCCGGCCAGTGCTCGATCATCGGGAACACCGATTCGGGTGCGTAGCGGGTGATCTGCGACATCAACTGAGCCAGTTTCGCCGAGTCCGCGGCGATGTTGATGGCCCGATGGAATTCGTGGTTCAGGCGCACCGTGCGCTCGTCGTCATCTGCGGCGTAGGCGGCTTCGAGCTGAGTCTGAATTTTCTGGAGTTCGCGAAGCTGGTCGTCGGTGATGTTCAGCGCGGCACGCGCGGCGAGTTGCCCGCCGACATGG
This genomic stretch from Mycobacterium paragordonae harbors:
- a CDS encoding GntR family transcriptional regulator yields the protein MTVPDFGARPQLSEDVASFVRKRIFEGTYAAGQYVRLDQLAMELGVSVTPVREALFALRAEGLVAQQPRRGFVVLPLTQRDLADVANVQAHVGGQLAARAALNITDDQLRELQKIQTQLEAAYAADDDERTVRLNHEFHRAINIAADSAKLAQLMSQITRYAPESVFPMIEHWPDQAIRDHRRVLDALGKHDEEQARAAMSEHLAASAIPLIDHLIERGVVVRGEH